GCCCACGAGGTACGGAGGGATGCCCATGTCGACCAGGCGCGCGACGGCGGAAGACGCCGTGCTCGTATGCAAAGTCGAGAGCACCAGGTGCCCGGTCAGCGACGCTTTCAGAGCCACCGAAGCGGTCTCCTCGTCTCTCATTTCTCCGACGTAAATCACGTCCGGGTCTTGACGCAGCACCGAACGGAGCCCGACGGCAAAACTGAGGCCGGCTTTCTCGTTGATCTGCACCTGATTGATCGCATCGATTCCGAACTCGATCGGGTCCTCGAGGGTGACGATGTTCAGCGTGCGGACCTTCATCTCGCCGAGCGCGGCGTACAGAGTCGTCGTCTTGCCGCTGCCCGTCGGCCCGGTTACGAGCACCACGCCCTGGGGCTGGTTCACGAGCTCGCGGAACGTCGAGAGCGTCTCTTCGTCCATCCCGAGCTTCTCGAGCGACGGAAGCGCGGTTCGTGGGAGAACACGAATGACCACCTTCTCACCGTGCTTCGCGGGAAGGGTGGAGATACGAAGATCGATCCGCTGACCGTCGATGCGCACCTGGAGCCGGCCGTCTTGAGGAAGCCGCTTCTCGGCAATGTCCAGTCGAGAGATGATCTTGATTCGAGAAGTCACCGCCGGCTGGATCCATTTCGGGAGCGTCATCCGGTTTTGCAGGATTCCGTCCACCCGGGTGCGAACCATGAGCTGCTTTTCTCCGGGCTCGATGTGGATGTCACTCGCTTTTTCCCGGATGGCCTCGGCGAGGATGAGATTGACGACGCGCACCACCGGGAGGGCCTCGCTCAACCGGCGGAGCTTTTGTTCATCGAGCCGCGGCTCGCCCTTGTTGATGACCTCGATCGCTATCGACTGGGGAGGCATGTCCCCGATGAGAGCGTTCAGCGTCTCGGCAACGTTGTAGTGCCGATTGATCGCCGCGTTGATCGCTTTCGACAGACTGATGACCGGAAGAACCTCGTGCCCGGTGTGGAAGCGGACGTCCTCGAGCGCGTAGATGTCCAGCGGGTCGGACATCGCGAGACTGATGCCCTTCTCGGCGAGCTTGATCGGAAACACCTGGTGCTTTCGCGCCAGTTTCTCGTCGACGGCGGCGACCGCCTCGGCCTCGATGTCCGTCGAGCTCAGGTCGACGAACGGCAGGGCGAGCCTCTTCGCCAGGGCGCGGGCGATGTCGATTTCCTTGGCATAACCCTTTTCGACGACGATCGCGCCCAGCCGCTTTCGCTCCTCTCGCTGACACTCGAGGCACTCCTCGAGTTGCTCCTGAGTAATGAGCCCGCAGCCGACGAGTATTTCTCCGAGTTTCTCTTTCAGGTTGGTCCTCTAAGTAGATCTTGGGGTTGCCAGCACCGCGCTCATACGGATCGGTTCTGGTTGTGCTTACGCAAGTCGCATGCCAGAGAACGAGACGCTCGGGTTGTCGAATCTTGGGAAGGCCGGACGTCAGAAAGTGCCAGTGGGATAAGGCAAACTCCATGGTGGGAACGAGTTATCGAGCTCGGTTGGCCTTTCTTCCGTGAGTCGCCGCGACCCATGTCGGCGTACCGGATCGGTACGTTGTAGGGGAATCCCTGCGCGCAAACGAACCGGACCAACAGCGATGCTTCGT
This window of the Vicinamibacteria bacterium genome carries:
- a CDS encoding ATPase, T2SS/T4P/T4SS family, which translates into the protein MKEKLGEILVGCGLITQEQLEECLECQREERKRLGAIVVEKGYAKEIDIARALAKRLALPFVDLSSTDIEAEAVAAVDEKLARKHQVFPIKLAEKGISLAMSDPLDIYALEDVRFHTGHEVLPVISLSKAINAAINRHYNVAETLNALIGDMPPQSIAIEVINKGEPRLDEQKLRRLSEALPVVRVVNLILAEAIREKASDIHIEPGEKQLMVRTRVDGILQNRMTLPKWIQPAVTSRIKIISRLDIAEKRLPQDGRLQVRIDGQRIDLRISTLPAKHGEKVVIRVLPRTALPSLEKLGMDEETLSTFRELVNQPQGVVLVTGPTGSGKTTTLYAALGEMKVRTLNIVTLEDPIEFGIDAINQVQINEKAGLSFAVGLRSVLRQDPDVIYVGEMRDEETASVALKASLTGHLVLSTLHTSTASSAVARLVDMGIPPYLVGSAVTAVLSQRLLRVICEHCKVPTSYTDSELAGLKTILTRRHKTDWRVAFHPSVGRIESGHFKAWVDKLLTVNRPARSLQLYEGEGCSECSGTGYSGRTGVFELLRVTPSVRELIYHKASEDKIIKAAENFGMRSLLHKACDRLIAGETSLEEVVRVMATERTNELICKRCGAELESDFVGCPYCGLSSLPSCRSCGHRIEPEWKFCAYCRQPLEVRASAPGFGQSG